CAATAATACCACCCGTAAGTAAAGTAATAAAACCATTTATATACCAGAATTTCTTAAACCATTCTCTAAAGAAAAACATATTGAATAAACTAATCAGAAATGTTCCACAAATTAATCCAATAATAGCATAAGTTCGTAATACAAACGGAACTTCAGAACTAGAACTGGAGCCAGCACTTAAAGCGGGGATGAATAATCCAAAGAGAAAACAAGAGCCTATCCATAACAAGTACAAACCGATTGCACCAAATCTATTATTTTTCATAATTTATTGTCTAACAAACTTTCCATTTATGAATTTATAAGTTCCTACAGACAGTGTAGATACGGCTCTCATAAAATCTCCAATATCATGACCACCATAAGACAGGACATTATCATTACTACCATTTTCTTCCCGACCAGATTGTTTTGCATGCCAACTTCCATTACTGTAACCAATAGCTCCACTAACAACATCATCTCCAATGTTATCAAACTGAAATAATGGTACTCCAGGTATTGCCGATAATTTATTTTGCTGAAAGGCTGCAAAATCATATTCTGTTATACTTAATCCCCTTGCAAGTTTAGGATGTGCCTTAGCATATTCAATAATTGCCTTGATATATCCTTTACCAAAAGCAGCCCCCATACTATGGGTAACTATTTTCAGACTTTCAGTGATTACTCCATTGGTTCTTGCAAGACTATTAATTAGTACCGCCGCATCTTGCTGTCCTTGCTCATAACCTGCATCAATTCTATTTTGTAATTTTAAATTTCCATTATTAGGAGCATGTCCACCTAGCGATCCATCTATATAAGCATTAAATGAGGTTCCCTTCAAAGATTCATTATGATCTTTAAATCGGTTCATAACGGCCTTATCGAAAAACCATGGATGATAACTTTTTGTATCATCATAATTTGATCCGACAGTGAATCCTCTCCAATATTTAGGGCTCCCACCCGTTCCATCATAAAAATTCCCATTAATGAATATAACAATATGTCCATTAGGATCAATGGCATTTGTTGGAGTATTAGCAGCATAGGCATATGGAGTAATTTGGAAATATAATTCTGATTTTGCATCAAGTACATTCCATCTCCCAATTACCGGATCATAGAATCTGGCACCATAATCATATTGCCCTAATTCATCCTGTAGTTCTTTACCATTATACAAATATTTGTTATTTAAAGATACCGTATTCCCGGACGATTTACGTAATCCAAACGGATAATAATCGTCACTCTGCAGTCTCTCAATTTTATTAGTAACAGGATTCTTGTAAAAACTATAACGTACATTACCTAAATTATCAGTCAGATTATACTCATAACCATAACTATTGTCTTTTCTTCTGGCCAGCCCGGTTTCTGTCTGTATAAATTCTATAACTCCCGCTGTATACTGAATTCCTTCAATATAATCCGTAACCAATCCCCCCTTAATTTTTTTCAGCTTATTCCCTGCCGCATCGTATACATAAGATAGATCTAAACCAGCTATTTTAACAGGCAAATTCAGATTATTATAGCTAATGGCCTGTCCATTCTTTCCATCTACAATTGCATTACCATTATCATCATATGCATAAGCACTTTTCTCGGTACCTCCTGTTATCTGATTTAACCGGTTTCCATTATAAGTATAGTTTCTGGTTATATTATCCCGTTTTAAACTCTGAATATTTCCCATCAGATCATAACTCATAGCTTCACTCATTCCCGGACCAACACCGCTGCTTAATCTGTTCAGCTTATCATAAGTATATACAAAATTATTAGCTAATGTATTTCCAGCTCCCCATAGCTGATCAGAAATATTCCCGTTAAACTGTGGATTCGTGCCATCCTGATATTTTAACTGCTGACTAAACTGATCAGATTTACTTGATTTTAACCAGCCACGCTCATTATATGTATAATTTGTTTTCTGGTCACCATTATTTAATTCCTTTGTCTTCAGCTGACCAATTTCATTATATAAATTCTCAGCAAGCAAGACTTCATCATCCGCATTGATCTTTTCATAGTTTTTTACTTTCCTACCCATGTGATCATATACATAACGATTAGCAATAGTAGTTTTTGCTGTTCCGACATGATGTATCCTTGTACTGGCGACCAGCCCTCCTTCAAAGTTATAGCTATTGCTTATCTCATCATAATTATCAGTTTTTACAGATCCGGATAAATAATGTTGTTTATTCTGTTTAACAATACGACCTTCATCATCATAGTAATTAACAGTCCATAAGAAGTCATTTGTCCCCAAAACCTTTACTTTAACAGCCGTTAATAATCCCTGCATTTTTTTGGTGTAACCAGCAGATTCATTTCCGGGTATACCAGGAATCGTATAGTCATCATAGTAGTTTATCATTTCCGGCTCAACGGACTCTGCTAAAGAAGGAATAGCTACATTACTGTATCCCTGAATACCTGCAGCATTTCTGGATTCCCAGTCCCTTGATTGGTTATTTACCTGCCCCTGTAATACAAGTCTTGTAGATACTGAGTTATTTTGAATACCAGTCATGATCACCCTCCCTAAAGCATCGTACTTAAGGAAGTTCCTCTTCTGACTTTTTTGCTGCACAGGATCCTGTGTAAACACCAGTTGGTCAAGTTTGTTATAAACCATCTCTATCCATCCTGACATCGCCGGAATCCGTTTTTCAATTATCCTTTTTCTTTCATCATAACGATATTGGTAGCAATACAGATCCAGCGTTAACTGATCAATAACAGGGCCATCGGGATTAGATGCCGGTGGAAGTACATAACTTAAATTCCCCAGATCATCAAAAACATAATACGTAGATAATATTTCAATATTTTCTCCATTTCTGTTAAATACGCGTTTCAAGACGGTATTTCCATCTTTATCAATATATTCTTCTGTAGTACCAACTTTCCCATCTCCGCTCGTCCAGTTTTCATCTTTTTGTGTTTTCAAAAACAGCTGTCCTTCAGCATAATATCCATTATTACTCAGGCTTCTCTTATAATCTGTTCCCGTAACTGACTCTGCACTCCAGAAACGTACGGTGTTCACTTCGTTCCTACCATAACCTGTAACCTGGCTCCTGCCAGCTGTATTGCTACGCTGACTTGCTGGTTGCCAGACTGTCCCCGGAGATCCCTGCTCGATTATTCTGTCCAGTGGTGAAGTTTCAAATATGGTCTGGCTAAACGGAGCGGCTGTTTTCATAACCATATCATCATATCCAGCTGCAGAATAGAACTTTGACTGGGTGCTTAACGCATCAGTTTTATAGGCTCCATTTCCCGCTTTTGTTGCATAAGGCAGATATTTCATTGACTCTCTTCCAAAAGCATCATAAATAATTGGCTGAACAATATCATTCCCAAGTGGACTACCTTTAGTCTGAACAGCTTGCAAAGGCCGGCCTAAACCATCGAAATACTGAATATGCTGGCTAACTTCACTAATCATTGCATTAGTAAGATCTACAACACCTGCCTTTTTAAAAGTATTTGTAATTACATAATTCTGATCCTGGCTTGGTGCAGAACCTAATTTGGCTATTAAGTCTCTGGTTATAAAAGCACGGAACGGCCCACTTGTACTAAACCCAGGTAATAATGTAATACTCTGATTAGAAGAATACTCTCCCGTTGTTGGCCCGGAAAACTCCAGATACTGACCATAAGTCATCCCTGGGGTTACCAGAATAATAGTCAGAAAGAAAACGGTAATTTTATATAGAGGTTGATTTATATACTTTTTCATGGGAGCTTAATTTTTAAAATGATAACTGTTACTTTTAACTATTTCCCAATTCTGATCTTTTGTCATTATCAGTCGTTGCAATCCATCATAGATATAATAGACTGATTTACCTTTTTCATCAGTCTGACTTGTCATTCCTACCTGAGGATCATAAGTATATGTAGTCATTTTAGCATCTGTTGGAAATATACGCACATCATCTACCGGCCCTGTCAAAGTAAGATTTGCCGTATAAGCCTGCTGATTGAATACCCACTTACTGCCATTATAGTTCCACCATTGAATTATATAATTCCGTCCACCCGGCTGACTAAACTCAGGAGTATAATTACCATTCCAGTACTTATTTCCGGTATGCCCTGCCCCAGTGACCACATTACTAAGCTGATTTTCTTCAAATCCTTCATAATAAAACTCATTAATTCCTTTATTAGCAATCACTTTATCATTATAGCGTAAAGTAAGGCTACGGTATGTACCAGCAGGTTCAGAACCCGAAGTCCTTATTGTAAGGGTATAATTTCCCGCTGGCATATTATTAAATATAACAGAAGAGGGATAATAACAAGTCCTTGAGGTTCTGCTGATGCAAAGACTACCTGACTGACTAACAGGTCCCAACAAAGTATAATCCAGTGTATACATAAGTCCTGGTTCGCCGTTTACATTTAAACTTATCTCAGTTGGTATAGTTGTAGAGAAAGCTGTAGACGCGGAATTTGAATTATCCTTGATAACCAGCCCCCGATATTCCGAACTTATCGTTGCACCTGAACTGATTCCGTTTGCATTTTCTATTATAGCTATAGGAAACTGATCAGCATATCCCCAGATATAACTCGTATTTGGACCTTTCCTGGTAGACTTACCTGAAACATTTCCCTTATTATCATAAGTATAATCAGTAAGTGTTTCAACAGGATAGCTGCCAATACTCTGCTCTACTGATCCAGGCATAAAAATATCTTTACCTACTTCAACATAGTTATTACGTTGAAAAGAAGCTGGAATAACTGTACTTGATCCGGCTTTTGTGATAACATTACGTTCTTCTATTACCGGAGAAATAATGTGCTTATCCTCATACATCTTCTTATAAGTAGCTGAAGACTCTTTCAAATTCCCCGGGTAATTATAAGTAGTAGTAGAAGTATATCCCTTACTATTAGTAGATATTATGCTACTTAGTCCATTATTGCTATTATCATAAGTATATTCAGTTGACTTTGAGATAATCGAAGGCGAATAGTTGGTTACCGTTTTTTTTTGCAAATAAGGATAAAAGGTAAAAATTCTGTTTGCGTTAATTCTGGTGAATGGAGTTTGATCCAATCCTACAAGTCCGAATTTTGAAACTGCCTTCACAAAATCATTATATCGTTCAGGAAAAGAATTGTATTCGTTTGTAATGGTTTCCACCGGATTATTACCTTCATCATAGGTTTCCTGTTTGATCAATAGCCCGCGTTCTAACTCTCTTGAAGTAAATGCATCTGTTAATGTCCTGCTATCCATATTTGTATAAGTGTATAATGGCACTAAATCAGGAAACAGATCATGATTAGTATACTTATAGACTATTTTCCCATTCCCGATGGTTTTTTCTACGACCCGGGAATAAGTAATATGACTTCCATTTGTATTCCCCAGCTGATTGACAAAATTTTCGGATACTGTGATGTAATTCTGTGTGTTGTCAGCAGATTGACTATAATAGGTCAAACCACTCCAGCCACCATAATGATACTTTACATGCATACGTCCATTAGCTCCATACAAAGGCACCCCTGATAAAATGCCACTGGAACTATTATCTTCATTGAGATAAAGATATTCTTTAGTCGTCTCTGAATCTGGAGATCCGGCTTCCGGTCTGGAAATGATTTTTCGTATTCGGAGCCCACCCGCAAATCCATTAGCCGGGTTTAGTTTAAAGTCAGGAAACTGAGAAGCTATCTGACTGTAATCATGTGCTTCATATTGAAAAAATGTTGCACCACCTGTGGGATATCTAATAGCTGTTAGCACTTCTGCTTTCATCAAAGCAGTATCCGCTGACCGGTATGCATACAAATTTTCTGCACTAACACCTTCATATTTTTTTCCGTTATAATAACCCCAGTTATCAGCCATCTTTGAATTATAAGACGGCAATAATCTGGGATTATAAGTGAAACTATAGTTTCCTCCCGGGTTGTTGTTAAGATCGGTAATGGTCAAACCATTTAATTTCAGACGTTGGTTAACATTTTCCGTATAATTAAGTTTAATACGCTTTTTACGATTAATAACGATCTCATCCAATTTCATCCAATGATCCTGCGCATTAAAGACAGTCGGACTGATATGTGTTAAAGCCTGAAACTTACCAGCATCGAATGGCTCTTTTAAATCCAGTGCCTGACTTTTTACAAAATCAATTTGTGTACCATCAGACCCTGAGACATCAGAAAGATAAATCGGATTCTGCGTTGACAAAGAGGTACGATCCGATAAACCACATGAACTTACAGTCTCTTTTCCACCTTTTATAGTAATACAAGTCTGCGCTGTAACATTGCTGGTAAAAATCGGATTGCCGTCTCTTTTATAATTGAAATTGATTTTGCTTCCTAAAACACTGGTAATATTGGTCAGATACCATGTTACAGGAGTTGAAACCATATAACCTGAATTTACATCGGTATCAAACTCAACAGCATTGGGTTGTCCACCAAACGTATATATTTTTCCATCCTCTGTTGTCACTGTAAATTTGTAAAACGGCCCGTACATTGTCGGTGTTCTTATACCACTTTTATCATCATAAAAATCAATATTCAAATATTGTGGTATTTCAGATTTCACGCTGATTTTCCTTCCATCTTTTGACTTAACTTTTATCTTTACATTGTCAGCAGCATCACGATACAGATAAAAGCTGGCGCTAACACCCGGAGCGCTAACCATAAATTCATCAGGATCACCATCCGCATAAGTTGATTGAGAGGTCTCTCCTGCCGGCAGAAAACTAATAAGACTTTCCATACTGGTCCAATCAGTCCGGTCTAAAGTATTTGACCTGTAGAAATAACCAAATCCATACGGAATAAAACCATAATTGGTTTCCCGTTTAACATCCTCATTATTCGTTTCATCTTTCAGTCCTCTAATAACCCTTGTAATTGAGCCGCCACAGGAAAGACTCCAGCCTAGTCCAACCCATGTGGGCCGTTGCTGTAATTTAATTCCACTGGCATAATAACTTAATTGCACAGGTACTTCTATATCTTTAATTTTGATAAGATG
This portion of the Pedobacter lusitanus genome encodes:
- a CDS encoding DUF6443 domain-containing protein, whose amino-acid sequence is MKKYINQPLYKITVFFLTIILVTPGMTYGQYLEFSGPTTGEYSSNQSITLLPGFSTSGPFRAFITRDLIAKLGSAPSQDQNYVITNTFKKAGVVDLTNAMISEVSQHIQYFDGLGRPLQAVQTKGSPLGNDIVQPIIYDAFGRESMKYLPYATKAGNGAYKTDALSTQSKFYSAAGYDDMVMKTAAPFSQTIFETSPLDRIIEQGSPGTVWQPASQRSNTAGRSQVTGYGRNEVNTVRFWSAESVTGTDYKRSLSNNGYYAEGQLFLKTQKDENWTSGDGKVGTTEEYIDKDGNTVLKRVFNRNGENIEILSTYYVFDDLGNLSYVLPPASNPDGPVIDQLTLDLYCYQYRYDERKRIIEKRIPAMSGWIEMVYNKLDQLVFTQDPVQQKSQKRNFLKYDALGRVIMTGIQNNSVSTRLVLQGQVNNQSRDWESRNAAGIQGYSNVAIPSLAESVEPEMINYYDDYTIPGIPGNESAGYTKKMQGLLTAVKVKVLGTNDFLWTVNYYDDEGRIVKQNKQHYLSGSVKTDNYDEISNSYNFEGGLVASTRIHHVGTAKTTIANRYVYDHMGRKVKNYEKINADDEVLLAENLYNEIGQLKTKELNNGDQKTNYTYNERGWLKSSKSDQFSQQLKYQDGTNPQFNGNISDQLWGAGNTLANNFVYTYDKLNRLSSGVGPGMSEAMSYDLMGNIQSLKRDNITRNYTYNGNRLNQITGGTEKSAYAYDDNGNAIVDGKNGQAISYNNLNLPVKIAGLDLSYVYDAAGNKLKKIKGGLVTDYIEGIQYTAGVIEFIQTETGLARRKDNSYGYEYNLTDNLGNVRYSFYKNPVTNKIERLQSDDYYPFGLRKSSGNTVSLNNKYLYNGKELQDELGQYDYGARFYDPVIGRWNVLDAKSELYFQITPYAYAANTPTNAIDPNGHIVIFINGNFYDGTGGSPKYWRGFTVGSNYDDTKSYHPWFFDKAVMNRFKDHNESLKGTSFNAYIDGSLGGHAPNNGNLKLQNRIDAGYEQGQQDAAVLINSLARTNGVITESLKIVTHSMGAAFGKGYIKAIIEYAKAHPKLARGLSITEYDFAAFQQNKLSAIPGVPLFQFDNIGDDVVSGAIGYSNGSWHAKQSGREENGSNDNVLSYGGHDIGDFMRAVSTLSVGTYKFINGKFVRQ